One segment of Neobacillus endophyticus DNA contains the following:
- the pyrF gene encoding orotidine-5'-phosphate decarboxylase, with the protein MDNSLIIALDFADANEVSHFLKPFGSRHLFVKVGMELYYQEGPSIIHMLKESGHRIFLDLKLHDIPNTVKSAMKGLARLNCDLVNVHAAGGKEMMQSAIEGLEAGTTSGMKRPACIAVTQLTSTSEEQMGQEQLIKVSLQESVIHYASLAKEAGLDGVVCSAWEAGSIREKLGKDFYTVTPGIRMEADAVGDQKRVATPAFARKSGVTSIVVGRSITRSSDPLKSYQQWMEAWKGAQQ; encoded by the coding sequence ATGGACAACTCGCTTATCATCGCACTTGATTTTGCAGATGCCAATGAAGTCAGCCATTTCTTAAAACCTTTTGGCAGCAGACATCTGTTTGTAAAAGTGGGAATGGAGCTCTATTATCAGGAAGGCCCTTCTATTATCCATATGTTAAAAGAATCAGGACATCGCATTTTTCTCGATTTAAAATTGCACGATATCCCAAATACTGTAAAAAGTGCCATGAAAGGGCTGGCAAGGCTTAACTGTGATCTTGTGAATGTTCACGCTGCGGGCGGAAAAGAAATGATGCAATCCGCCATAGAAGGTCTGGAGGCTGGAACAACTTCTGGAATGAAACGTCCTGCCTGCATTGCTGTTACACAGCTTACAAGCACTTCCGAGGAGCAGATGGGGCAGGAGCAGCTGATCAAAGTTTCACTACAGGAGTCGGTAATACATTATGCCTCTCTTGCGAAAGAAGCTGGATTAGACGGAGTAGTTTGTTCAGCATGGGAAGCTGGTTCAATCAGAGAAAAACTTGGGAAGGACTTTTATACAGTTACTCCGGGTATTCGTATGGAAGCTGATGCGGTTGGGGATCAAAAGCGTGTGGCAACACCTGCATTTGCCAGAAAATCAGGCGTCACATCAATTGTAGTTGGACGTTCCATTACAAGATCGTCAGACCCATTAAAAAGTTATCAACAATGGATGGAAGCATGGAAGGGAGCTCAACAATGA
- the pyrE gene encoding orotate phosphoribosyltransferase: MKQSIAARLLEINAVALKPNDPFTWTSGLRSPIYCDNRLTLSFPAVRREIAEGLKQLIHEYFSGAEVIAGTATAGIPHAAWVSELLDLPMCYVRSKPKGHGKGNQIEGKVEAGQKVVVVEDLISTGGSVITAVQALKEAGCEILGVVSIFTYGLEKGKEAFAKENIISHSLTDFASLVDTAIIKGYISATDQESLLSWSKDPALWSKKYE; encoded by the coding sequence ATGAAACAATCAATTGCTGCAAGACTTTTAGAAATTAATGCTGTAGCATTAAAGCCAAACGATCCGTTTACATGGACATCTGGACTTCGGTCGCCAATCTACTGTGATAACCGGTTAACTCTCTCTTTTCCTGCAGTTAGACGGGAAATTGCCGAAGGATTAAAGCAGCTGATACATGAATATTTTTCAGGTGCTGAAGTAATTGCCGGTACGGCCACTGCAGGAATTCCACATGCTGCCTGGGTCAGTGAACTTTTAGACTTGCCAATGTGTTATGTACGTTCGAAGCCAAAGGGGCATGGCAAAGGAAATCAGATTGAAGGAAAAGTGGAAGCTGGCCAGAAGGTAGTGGTAGTGGAGGATTTAATTTCTACTGGGGGAAGTGTCATTACGGCTGTTCAGGCTTTAAAAGAAGCTGGTTGTGAAATCCTTGGAGTAGTATCCATTTTTACCTACGGACTTGAAAAAGGAAAAGAAGCTTTTGCAAAAGAAAACATTATCAGTCATTCATTAACTGATTTTGCATCTTTAGTGGATACAGCCATTATAAAAGGATATATCAGCGCTACTGATCAAGAAAGCTTATTATCATGGAGCAAGGATCCTGCCTTATGGAGTAAAAAATACGAGTAA
- a CDS encoding Rqc2 family fibronectin-binding protein translates to MSFDGLFSKAMADELSKSLKGGRINKVHQPYKNEIILTIRANGVNQKLLLSAHPSYARAQLTNEAYDNPSEPPMFCMLLRKHIEGHILEDLYQMDNDRIIILEIKGRNEIGDISYKQLIIEIMGRHSNIILVDKSRNLILDSIKHITYAVNSYRAIMPGQDYIFPPAQNKQNPFDTSEDDVLRLLDFNGGKLDKQLVEHFAGISPIFAKEVIYQSGLANRTTVPKSFVGLIKRIQNRDLSPSIMTSADRDTFYLFPLEYIKGEVKSFTSLSEMLDRFYFGKAERDRVKQQGNDIERFISNEKEKNEKKIEKLKATLLEAEQADEYQRFGELLTANLYAVKKGMGEIEVLDYYDEAGGTITIPLDPRKTPSENAQKYFSKYQKAKNAMQVVLEQIEKAKEETAYFDNLLQQIQTASPKDLQEIREELVEGGYIRERQRRNGKKLQNAKPILDYFQATDGTEIIVGKNNKQNDYLTNKLAARDEIWLHTKDIPGSHVVIRSKEPSEETITEAAMLAAYFSKARNSSSVPVDFTKVRNVKKPSGAKPGFVIYENQQTVYVTPDEEIVLQLKK, encoded by the coding sequence ATGTCATTTGATGGTTTATTTTCCAAAGCAATGGCCGACGAGCTTTCCAAATCTTTAAAAGGAGGACGGATTAATAAAGTTCATCAGCCATATAAAAACGAAATTATTTTAACGATCCGAGCAAATGGAGTGAATCAAAAGCTCCTTTTATCAGCACATCCAAGCTATGCCAGAGCACAGCTTACAAATGAGGCATACGATAATCCGAGTGAGCCCCCAATGTTTTGCATGCTTCTTAGAAAGCATATTGAAGGTCATATACTCGAGGATTTGTATCAAATGGATAATGATCGAATCATCATTTTAGAAATCAAAGGCCGCAATGAAATTGGCGATATTAGTTATAAACAACTAATCATTGAGATTATGGGCAGACATAGCAATATTATACTGGTCGATAAATCCCGAAATCTCATATTAGATAGTATCAAACATATTACATATGCCGTAAACAGTTATCGCGCCATTATGCCGGGGCAAGATTATATTTTTCCGCCTGCCCAAAACAAGCAAAATCCATTTGACACATCAGAAGATGATGTATTAAGACTACTCGATTTTAACGGGGGAAAATTGGACAAGCAACTAGTGGAACACTTTGCTGGGATATCTCCAATATTTGCGAAGGAAGTCATTTATCAAAGCGGACTAGCCAATCGGACTACAGTGCCAAAGTCGTTTGTTGGGTTAATAAAAAGAATTCAAAATAGGGATCTTTCACCGTCCATCATGACTTCTGCTGACCGTGATACATTCTATCTCTTCCCGCTTGAATATATAAAAGGAGAAGTCAAAAGTTTTACCTCCTTAAGCGAAATGCTGGATCGTTTCTATTTTGGAAAAGCAGAGCGCGACCGTGTCAAACAGCAGGGAAATGATATTGAGCGTTTTATCAGCAATGAAAAAGAAAAAAACGAAAAAAAAATTGAAAAGCTTAAAGCAACTTTATTGGAAGCGGAACAAGCTGATGAATATCAACGCTTTGGCGAGCTATTAACAGCCAATCTTTATGCTGTTAAAAAAGGAATGGGCGAAATTGAAGTCCTCGATTATTATGACGAAGCTGGAGGCACAATAACCATTCCGCTTGATCCAAGAAAAACCCCATCAGAAAATGCCCAAAAGTATTTTTCAAAATATCAAAAAGCGAAAAATGCCATGCAAGTAGTGTTGGAGCAAATTGAAAAAGCAAAAGAGGAAACAGCCTATTTTGATAATTTGCTGCAGCAGATCCAAACGGCTTCACCAAAGGACTTACAAGAAATTCGCGAAGAGCTTGTAGAGGGCGGTTATATTCGCGAACGGCAAAGACGCAACGGGAAAAAGCTGCAAAATGCAAAACCTATACTTGATTATTTTCAAGCGACAGATGGCACTGAAATCATCGTCGGTAAAAATAATAAACAAAATGATTATTTAACCAATAAACTGGCAGCAAGAGATGAAATTTGGCTCCACACTAAGGATATTCCTGGCTCCCATGTTGTCATTCGCAGTAAAGAACCCTCCGAAGAAACGATAACAGAAGCCGCCATGCTCGCTGCCTATTTTAGTAAAGCAAGAAATTCAAGCTCGGTCCCCGTCGACTTTACGAAGGTCAGAAATGTAAAAAAACCAAGTGGTGCGAAGCCAGGATTTGTTATTTATGAAAATCAGCAAACAGTGTATGTTACCCCGGATGAGGAAATAGTGCTTCAATTAAAGAAATGA
- a CDS encoding calcium-translocating P-type ATPase, SERCA-type yields the protein MKFHEMEISKVEKALETDFLSGLSQEQAESRLRKHGFNELDAGEKQSALLLFFSQFKDFMVLVLLAATLISGLLGEYIDAIAIIAIVIINGFLGFFQERRAEKSLDALKELSAPQAMVLRDGNWIKIPSKEMVVGDILRFASGDRIGADVRVIDAKSLEIEESALTGESLPVSKHTDCLSNPNPGIGDMENIAFMGTMITRGSGSGVVIATGMKTAMGQIAGLLQSAESQETPLQRRLEQLGKILITVALFLTVLVVAIGVIQGHDIYTMFLAGVSLAVAAIPEGLPAIVTVALSLGVQKMIKKNAIVRKLPAVETLGCASVICSDKTGTMTQNKMTVTHLWSGGQTWTVDGVGYQPKGNFFKNEQKILLKDEKALQQMLVFGMLCNHSEISLKDEEYILDGDPTEGALLVSAMKAGFHRQKLLEEFTIINEFPFDSVRKMMSIHVKDKHGKHFIVTKGAPDVLLGISETILWSGRNQILNKETQLKVQDAINSLASQALRTIAIAYKPIKANTLILSEHEAEKNLTFIGVQGMIDPPRPEVRDAVKECKEAGIKTVMITGDHVITAKAIAAQLGILTKKSKVFDGKTLSAMTVDELEEVVEEVSVFARVSPEHKLKIVNALQNRGHIVAMTGDGVNDAPAIKAADIGVAMGITGTDVAKEASALVLLDDNFATIKAAIKEGRNIYENIRKFVRYLLASNVGEILVMLFAMILALPLPLLPIQILWVNLVTDGLPAMALGLDRPEENVMKRGPRSPNEGVFSRGLGWKVVSRGFLIGIVTLLAFMIIYHNDPSQLDYAQTIAFATLVMAQLIHVFDCRSEKSVLSRNPFGNQFLVWAVISSLVLMLVVIYYPPLQPIFHTLPIAAKDWLLIVGLSSVPTFLLAGSFLLRKTK from the coding sequence ATGAAGTTCCATGAGATGGAGATCAGCAAAGTAGAAAAGGCCTTAGAAACCGACTTTTTGTCTGGATTGTCACAAGAACAAGCAGAGAGCAGGTTGAGAAAACACGGATTTAATGAATTGGATGCAGGAGAAAAGCAGTCCGCTTTACTCTTATTTTTTAGCCAATTTAAAGATTTTATGGTCCTTGTTCTGCTTGCTGCTACTTTAATTTCAGGATTGCTGGGCGAATATATCGACGCTATTGCGATCATTGCGATTGTTATCATAAATGGGTTTTTAGGATTTTTCCAAGAGCGGCGTGCGGAGAAGTCGCTCGACGCCTTGAAAGAATTATCTGCTCCGCAGGCAATGGTCTTAAGGGATGGGAACTGGATTAAAATTCCTTCAAAGGAAATGGTGGTCGGTGATATCTTAAGATTTGCCAGTGGAGATCGGATTGGAGCAGATGTCCGCGTTATTGATGCCAAAAGCTTGGAAATAGAAGAATCTGCGTTGACAGGTGAATCACTTCCAGTTTCAAAGCATACAGACTGTCTATCGAATCCCAATCCAGGTATCGGTGACATGGAAAATATCGCTTTTATGGGAACAATGATCACAAGAGGAAGCGGTTCAGGAGTTGTTATAGCTACCGGTATGAAAACAGCCATGGGGCAAATCGCAGGATTACTTCAAAGTGCAGAATCGCAAGAAACACCGCTTCAGCGACGCTTGGAACAATTGGGGAAAATTCTCATCACAGTGGCATTATTTCTAACGGTCCTCGTTGTTGCCATTGGTGTTATTCAAGGTCATGATATCTATACGATGTTTTTAGCGGGGGTATCCCTCGCAGTAGCTGCCATTCCTGAAGGGCTTCCTGCGATTGTCACGGTAGCATTGTCACTCGGTGTTCAAAAAATGATCAAGAAGAATGCTATTGTTCGAAAGCTGCCGGCTGTTGAAACCCTTGGATGCGCTTCTGTCATTTGTTCCGATAAGACAGGAACGATGACACAAAACAAGATGACGGTAACCCATTTATGGAGCGGCGGGCAAACATGGACAGTAGACGGAGTTGGATATCAGCCGAAAGGGAATTTTTTCAAAAATGAACAAAAGATCCTTCTAAAGGATGAAAAGGCTTTACAGCAGATGCTCGTTTTTGGGATGCTTTGCAATCATTCTGAGATTAGTTTGAAGGATGAGGAATATATATTGGATGGGGACCCTACAGAAGGTGCATTGCTGGTTAGTGCAATGAAAGCGGGTTTTCACCGGCAAAAGCTATTGGAGGAATTTACGATTATCAACGAATTCCCCTTTGATTCGGTAAGAAAAATGATGAGCATTCATGTAAAAGATAAGCATGGCAAACATTTTATCGTAACAAAAGGGGCACCTGATGTGCTTTTGGGAATTAGCGAAACGATTCTTTGGAGTGGACGGAATCAAATTTTAAATAAGGAAACTCAATTGAAGGTCCAAGATGCTATCAATTCCCTCGCATCACAGGCCCTCAGGACAATCGCTATTGCTTATAAGCCGATTAAAGCAAACACTCTCATCTTAAGTGAGCATGAAGCGGAAAAAAACTTAACCTTTATTGGTGTTCAGGGAATGATTGATCCGCCAAGACCTGAAGTAAGGGATGCCGTAAAAGAATGTAAAGAAGCAGGCATTAAGACTGTCATGATTACCGGGGATCATGTGATTACTGCGAAAGCCATTGCCGCGCAGCTGGGCATTTTAACAAAGAAAAGTAAAGTATTCGATGGAAAAACTTTATCAGCTATGACGGTAGATGAGCTAGAAGAAGTTGTTGAAGAAGTTTCTGTGTTTGCCAGGGTATCACCAGAACATAAGTTGAAAATTGTTAACGCCTTGCAGAACAGAGGACATATCGTTGCAATGACAGGAGATGGTGTAAATGATGCTCCTGCGATTAAGGCAGCTGATATAGGTGTTGCCATGGGGATAACAGGTACAGATGTAGCCAAAGAAGCTTCGGCCCTTGTCTTATTGGACGATAATTTCGCTACCATAAAAGCGGCTATTAAAGAAGGCAGAAATATATATGAAAACATCCGCAAGTTTGTCCGATATTTGCTGGCATCCAATGTGGGAGAAATTTTGGTGATGCTGTTCGCGATGATTTTGGCACTGCCGCTGCCGCTTTTGCCGATTCAAATCTTGTGGGTGAATTTAGTAACCGATGGACTACCAGCAATGGCGCTTGGTCTTGACAGACCCGAAGAAAACGTAATGAAGCGCGGACCAAGGAGCCCGAATGAAGGGGTTTTTTCTCGCGGTTTAGGTTGGAAGGTTGTTTCCCGAGGATTTTTAATAGGGATTGTAACGTTGCTTGCCTTTATGATTATTTACCATAATGATCCTTCACAGCTGGATTATGCTCAGACTATAGCATTTGCTACTCTTGTCATGGCTCAATTGATCCATGTGTTCGATTGCAGGAGTGAAAAGTCTGTATTATCCAGAAATCCTTTTGGAAACCAATTTTTAGTCTGGGCAGTTATTTCATCCCTTGTTTTAATGCTTGTTGTTATTTATTATCCTCCATTACAGCCGATTTTCCACACACTACCGATTGCCGCAAAGGATTGGCTGCTTATTGTCGGCTTATCTTCCGTACCAACTTTTTTACTAGCGGGATCATTTTTGTTAAGAAAAACAAAATAA
- a CDS encoding YicC/YloC family endoribonuclease, with the protein MVNSMTGFGRGKAASESYTVNVEIKTVNHRFSEISIRMPRQLLKMEDKIKKRLNKHIHRGRAEIYVSVEGEGVVTRSIRVDWDLIDEYFQFVKQAMEKYGIEGNVTLQELLNRSDLIHIEESEAANEELENLVLSAVEEAIVLLRQMRNTEGEELKKDLLIILNRLESDLTELQELAPLVVNFFKDRLMKRMQEFTGGLLDETRLLTEVAVFAEKADINEEITRLKSHIGQFIQTLNTVESIGRKLDFLVQEMNREVNTIGSKANDSRIATKVVEMKSLLEKLKEQVQNIE; encoded by the coding sequence ATGGTAAATAGTATGACAGGCTTTGGCAGAGGGAAAGCAGCATCGGAATCCTATACCGTAAATGTAGAAATAAAAACAGTCAATCATCGTTTTTCTGAAATAAGTATTCGTATGCCGAGGCAGCTTTTAAAGATGGAAGATAAAATTAAGAAAAGGCTGAACAAGCATATTCACCGAGGCAGGGCAGAGATCTATGTAAGCGTAGAAGGTGAAGGTGTTGTGACCAGAAGCATTAGAGTGGATTGGGATCTGATTGATGAATATTTCCAGTTCGTTAAACAGGCCATGGAAAAATACGGGATCGAAGGAAATGTTACACTTCAAGAACTGCTGAACCGTTCTGACCTTATACATATTGAAGAATCAGAAGCTGCGAACGAAGAACTTGAAAACCTGGTTCTATCTGCTGTGGAAGAAGCAATCGTTTTACTTAGACAAATGCGAAACACAGAAGGGGAAGAATTAAAAAAGGACCTGCTTATTATCTTAAACCGTCTGGAATCAGATTTAACGGAGCTTCAGGAGCTTGCACCGCTGGTTGTAAATTTCTTTAAAGACCGGCTGATGAAAAGAATGCAGGAATTCACTGGGGGGCTGCTTGATGAAACAAGGCTTCTAACAGAAGTTGCTGTGTTTGCAGAAAAAGCAGATATTAATGAAGAAATAACGAGGTTAAAGAGTCATATAGGGCAATTCATCCAAACCTTAAATACGGTTGAATCTATTGGAAGAAAACTGGATTTTCTTGTTCAGGAAATGAACAGGGAAGTAAATACAATTGGTTCAAAAGCGAATGACTCACGGATTGCAACAAAAGTAGTAGAAATGAAAAGCTTGCTGGAAAAGCTTAAAGAACAGGTCCAAAATATCGAATAA
- the remA gene encoding extracellular matrix/biofilm regulator RemA gives MVIKLINIGFGNIVSANRIISIVSPESAPIKRIIQDSRDRGSLIDATYGRRTRAVIVMDSGHVILSAVQPETVAHRLSDRDEIIEEG, from the coding sequence ATTGTGATTAAATTGATTAATATTGGGTTTGGAAATATTGTTTCCGCTAATCGGATTATTTCAATTGTCAGCCCTGAATCTGCTCCAATAAAAAGAATCATTCAAGATTCCCGGGACCGGGGATCATTAATTGATGCTACATATGGCAGGCGTACTCGTGCGGTGATTGTGATGGACAGCGGCCATGTGATCCTGTCAGCAGTTCAGCCTGAAACAGTGGCCCATCGTTTATCGGACCGTGATGAAATTATTGAGGAAGGGTAG
- the gmk gene encoding guanylate kinase: MQEKGLLIVLSGPSGVGKGTVRKEIFSHPDTAFEYSISMTTRKPRNGEIDGVDYFFKSREEFEELIRQEKLLEYAEFVGNYYGTPVDYVRETLDAGKDVFLEIEVKGARQVREKFPDGLFIFLMPPSLTELKNRIVTRGTETEDIIQNRMLSAREEIEMMELYDYVVVNDEVEQACERIKAIVRAEHCRRERVEHIYKRLLEAE, translated from the coding sequence ATGCAGGAAAAAGGTTTATTAATTGTTCTTTCAGGGCCATCAGGAGTTGGAAAGGGTACGGTGCGCAAGGAAATTTTTTCGCATCCTGATACGGCATTTGAATACTCTATTTCTATGACTACCCGAAAACCTCGAAATGGAGAAATAGACGGGGTAGATTATTTTTTTAAATCCAGAGAAGAGTTTGAAGAATTAATCCGGCAAGAGAAGTTATTAGAATATGCCGAATTTGTGGGAAACTATTATGGAACACCTGTAGATTATGTTCGTGAAACATTAGATGCAGGAAAGGATGTTTTTTTGGAAATTGAAGTAAAGGGTGCCCGCCAGGTTCGTGAAAAATTCCCCGACGGATTATTTATTTTCCTTATGCCGCCAAGTTTAACTGAATTAAAGAATCGGATTGTGACAAGAGGGACTGAAACAGAAGATATCATTCAAAATCGGATGCTGTCGGCCCGAGAAGAAATAGAAATGATGGAATTATATGATTATGTTGTTGTAAATGACGAAGTGGAACAAGCCTGTGAGCGGATAAAAGCAATTGTAAGGGCAGAGCATTGCCGCCGGGAACGGGTTGAACATATCTATAAAAGATTATTGGAGGCTGAATAA
- the rpoZ gene encoding DNA-directed RNA polymerase subunit omega, protein MLYPSIDALLEKIDSKYSLVSVAAKRARVMQIAKDERLPKYVSHKYVGKSLEEIYSGDLTYRIAKKVDTAASEQ, encoded by the coding sequence ATGTTATATCCATCTATTGATGCATTACTTGAAAAAATTGATTCAAAATATTCACTAGTTTCTGTAGCTGCAAAGCGTGCGCGTGTTATGCAGATAGCAAAGGATGAAAGATTGCCAAAATACGTTTCACATAAGTATGTTGGAAAGTCCCTTGAGGAAATTTACAGCGGTGATTTAACATATCGCATTGCTAAAAAAGTGGATACTGCCGCTAGTGAACAATAA
- the coaBC gene encoding bifunctional phosphopantothenoylcysteine decarboxylase/phosphopantothenate--cysteine ligase CoaBC, translated as MLNNKKILLCVTGGIAVYKAAALTSKLVQAGAEVKVLLSESAAKFVTPLTFQALSRNEVYIDTFDEKNPHVIAHINLADWADLILVAPATANTIGKLANGIADNMVTTTLLAATAPVWIASAMNVHMYDHPAVKKNIAQLIEYGYQFIEPSEGYLACGYVGKGRLEEPEKIVDLMEQYFFNENKKRLKGKTVLITAGPTREKIDPVRFISNHSSGKMGYSLAEEAKKQGARVILVSGPVQLPVPAGVEVVKVESAEEMFNACMDYYSDADVVIKTAAVADYRPKVVYDHKVKKQDGDTVIELERTKDILYELGQIKKHQVLIGFAAETDHVEEYAKKKLFKKNADMIVANNVKTEGAGFGTDTNIVTFFKQDGTITKLPIMTKTAVAENIFVEIDGFLKDREKHENC; from the coding sequence ATGTTAAATAATAAAAAAATTTTATTGTGTGTAACTGGAGGAATTGCAGTATACAAGGCTGCCGCCCTAACGAGCAAACTGGTTCAGGCAGGAGCGGAAGTCAAAGTCTTGTTAAGCGAATCAGCAGCAAAATTTGTTACTCCCTTAACCTTTCAGGCATTATCCCGCAATGAAGTTTACATAGATACTTTTGATGAAAAGAACCCTCATGTGATTGCCCATATAAACCTTGCTGACTGGGCCGATTTAATCCTTGTTGCTCCGGCAACAGCTAATACAATTGGAAAACTGGCCAACGGGATTGCTGATAATATGGTCACAACCACGTTACTCGCGGCCACAGCTCCAGTATGGATTGCGTCAGCAATGAATGTCCATATGTATGACCACCCGGCTGTTAAGAAAAATATAGCTCAACTAATAGAATATGGGTATCAATTTATTGAGCCTAGTGAAGGCTATCTTGCTTGTGGATATGTTGGAAAAGGCCGGTTAGAGGAGCCCGAAAAAATAGTTGATCTCATGGAACAATATTTTTTCAATGAAAATAAAAAACGCCTAAAAGGAAAAACAGTATTAATTACAGCTGGCCCAACAAGAGAAAAAATAGATCCAGTCCGTTTCATCTCCAATCACTCCAGTGGGAAAATGGGCTATAGTCTTGCAGAAGAAGCAAAAAAACAAGGTGCACGTGTTATTCTTGTTTCTGGTCCAGTACAATTGCCAGTGCCTGCAGGTGTCGAAGTCGTAAAAGTTGAAAGTGCAGAAGAAATGTTTAATGCCTGCATGGATTATTATTCCGATGCGGATGTAGTAATTAAAACAGCGGCTGTTGCAGATTACCGTCCAAAAGTTGTGTACGATCATAAAGTGAAGAAACAGGATGGGGATACTGTCATCGAATTGGAAAGGACAAAAGATATTTTATATGAGCTCGGCCAAATAAAAAAACATCAAGTCCTAATCGGTTTTGCTGCTGAAACAGATCATGTAGAAGAATATGCTAAAAAGAAGTTATTTAAGAAAAATGCCGATATGATTGTCGCGAATAATGTAAAAACAGAAGGTGCAGGATTTGGAACCGACACAAATATAGTCACTTTCTTTAAACAGGACGGCACTATCACCAAATTACCGATTATGACCAAAACGGCGGTGGCGGAAAATATTTTTGTGGAAATTGATGGATTTTTGAAGGATAGAGAAAAACATGAGAATTGCTAG